The proteins below are encoded in one region of Neisseria macacae ATCC 33926:
- the recG gene encoding ATP-dependent DNA helicase RecG yields the protein MMTPETQKQLKITDVSAKKLDKLNLNTAWDLVLHLPLRYEDETHIMPIKDAPIGVPCQVEGEVIHQEVTFKPRKQLIVQIADGSGSVLFLRFIHFYASHQKQMAVGKRIRAVGEIKHGFYGDEMIHPKIRDAESSGLAESLTPVYPTVNGLNQPTLRRIIQTALDVTPLHDTLPDALLGRLKLPHLAESLRLLHSPPPSFTIHQLSDGALPAWQRLKFDELLAQQLSMRLARQKRVSGTAAALGGDGTLTQALRHALPFALTDAQERVVSEIRRDMAQTHPMHRLLQGDVGSGKTIVAALSALTAIESGAQAAVMAPTEILAEQHFIKFKQWLEPLGLEVVWLSGSQRKKAKDEAKAKLADGTVKIAVGTHALFSDDVEFQNLGLVIVDEQHRFGVAQRLALKNKGRDVHQLMMSATPIPRTLAMSFFADLDVSVIDELPPGRTPIKTRLVNNIRRTEVEGFVLNICRKGQQAYWVCPLIEESETLQLQTATETLEQLQAALPELNIGLVHGRMKAAEKAEVMAEFAAGRLNVLVATTVIEVGVDVPNAALMVIEHSERMGLAQLHQLRGRVGRGAAESVCVLLFAEPLSELAKARLKVIYEHTDGFEIARQDLNIRGPGEFLGARQSGVPMLRFANLEEDLHLLEQAREIAPMLIEQNPEIVEAHLARWLVSREGYLGV from the coding sequence ATGATGACGCCCGAAACCCAGAAACAGCTCAAAATTACCGACGTTTCCGCCAAGAAGCTCGACAAACTCAACCTCAACACCGCATGGGATTTGGTGTTGCATCTGCCGCTGCGTTACGAGGACGAGACGCACATCATGCCGATTAAGGATGCGCCGATCGGCGTGCCGTGTCAGGTCGAGGGTGAAGTTATCCATCAGGAAGTAACGTTCAAACCGCGCAAGCAGCTGATTGTCCAAATCGCCGACGGTTCCGGCAGCGTCCTTTTTCTGCGTTTCATACACTTTTACGCCAGCCATCAGAAGCAGATGGCGGTCGGCAAACGCATCCGCGCCGTGGGCGAAATCAAACACGGGTTTTACGGCGACGAGATGATTCATCCTAAAATCCGCGATGCCGAGAGCAGCGGTTTGGCGGAAAGCCTCACGCCCGTCTATCCGACTGTAAACGGCTTGAACCAGCCCACTTTGCGCCGCATCATCCAGACGGCGTTGGATGTTACGCCGCTGCACGACACGCTGCCCGATGCCTTATTGGGCCGTCTGAAACTGCCGCACCTCGCCGAAAGCCTGCGCCTTTTGCATTCGCCGCCGCCGAGTTTCACCATCCACCAGCTTTCCGACGGCGCGCTGCCTGCATGGCAGCGGCTCAAATTCGACGAACTTTTGGCGCAACAGCTTTCCATGCGGCTGGCGCGGCAGAAGCGCGTCAGCGGCACGGCGGCGGCATTGGGCGGCGACGGCACGTTGACCCAAGCCCTGCGCCACGCCCTGCCGTTTGCCCTGACCGATGCGCAAGAAAGGGTCGTGTCCGAAATCCGCCGCGACATGGCGCAAACCCACCCCATGCACCGCCTGCTGCAAGGCGATGTTGGCAGCGGCAAAACCATCGTCGCCGCCTTGTCCGCGCTGACCGCCATCGAATCCGGCGCGCAGGCGGCCGTGATGGCGCCGACCGAAATCCTTGCCGAACAGCATTTCATCAAGTTCAAACAATGGCTCGAACCTTTAGGACTCGAAGTCGTCTGGCTCTCCGGCAGCCAGCGCAAAAAAGCCAAAGACGAAGCCAAAGCCAAACTCGCCGACGGCACCGTCAAAATCGCCGTCGGCACGCACGCCCTGTTTTCAGACGACGTCGAGTTTCAAAATCTGGGCTTGGTGATTGTGGACGAACAACACCGCTTCGGCGTCGCCCAACGCCTCGCCCTCAAAAACAAAGGGCGCGACGTCCATCAGTTAATGATGTCCGCCACGCCCATCCCGCGCACGCTCGCCATGAGTTTTTTCGCCGACTTGGACGTGTCCGTCATCGACGAATTGCCGCCCGGGCGCACCCCGATTAAAACCCGCCTCGTCAACAATATCCGCCGCACCGAAGTCGAAGGCTTCGTCCTCAACATCTGCCGCAAAGGGCAGCAGGCATACTGGGTCTGCCCGCTGATTGAAGAAAGCGAAACCCTGCAACTGCAAACAGCTACCGAAACCCTCGAGCAGCTTCAGGCGGCATTGCCCGAACTCAACATCGGCTTGGTACACGGGCGCATGAAAGCCGCCGAAAAAGCCGAAGTCATGGCGGAGTTTGCCGCAGGCCGTCTGAACGTCTTGGTTGCCACCACCGTCATCGAAGTCGGCGTAGATGTGCCCAATGCCGCCCTGATGGTGATCGAACACTCCGAACGCATGGGCTTGGCGCAGCTTCACCAATTACGCGGGCGGGTAGGGCGCGGCGCGGCAGAAAGCGTGTGCGTCCTCCTGTTTGCCGAACCTTTGAGCGAACTCGCTAAAGCTCGGCTGAAAGTCATCTACGAACACACCGACGGCTTCGAAATCGCCCGCCAAGACCTCAACATACGCGGCCCCGGCGAATTTCTCGGTGCGCGCCAAAGCGGCGTCCCCATGCTGCGCTTCGCCAATCTTGAAGAAGACCTACACCTCTTGGAACAAGCGCGCGAAATCGCCCCAATGCTGATTGAACAAAACCCCGAAATCGTCGAAGCGCATCTGGCAAGGTGGCTTGTCAGCAGGGAAGGATATTTGGGCGTGTGA
- the prmA gene encoding 50S ribosomal protein L11 methyltransferase: protein MSYQQITINVNDAVAERLADALMEHGALSAAIEDAYAGTENEQAIFGEPGMPTEQIWQQSKVIALFGENDDAAAMIQAASQACGLKDLAYTSEILADQDWVRLTQAQFDPIQISERLWITPSWHEVPNSNAVNLQLDPGLAFGTGSHPTTRLCLKWLDTRLKGGESVLDYGCGSGILTIAALKLGAGSAVGVDIDEQAIRASKDNAAQNNVDAQFYLPDGLPQGQFDIVVANILANPLRMLGEMLAARTKQGGRIVLSGLLDEQVEELSGIYRQWFDIEPAEIDEGWARLSGVKR, encoded by the coding sequence ATGTCCTATCAACAAATCACCATCAACGTCAACGACGCCGTCGCCGAACGCCTCGCCGACGCCCTGATGGAACACGGCGCACTCTCCGCCGCCATCGAAGACGCCTATGCAGGCACAGAAAACGAACAAGCCATCTTCGGCGAACCCGGTATGCCGACCGAACAAATCTGGCAGCAAAGCAAAGTTATCGCCTTGTTCGGTGAAAACGACGATGCCGCAGCCATGATTCAAGCCGCCAGCCAAGCATGCGGACTGAAAGACTTGGCATACACCAGCGAAATTCTCGCCGACCAAGACTGGGTGCGCCTGACCCAAGCGCAGTTCGACCCCATCCAAATTTCCGAACGCCTGTGGATTACCCCCTCTTGGCACGAAGTGCCCAACAGCAACGCCGTCAACCTCCAGCTCGACCCCGGCCTTGCCTTCGGTACCGGCAGCCATCCGACCACCCGCCTCTGCCTCAAGTGGCTGGACACACGGCTCAAAGGCGGCGAAAGCGTCCTCGACTACGGCTGCGGCTCCGGCATCCTGACCATCGCCGCCCTCAAGCTCGGCGCAGGTTCTGCCGTCGGCGTCGATATTGACGAACAAGCCATCCGCGCCAGCAAGGACAACGCCGCACAAAACAACGTCGATGCACAGTTCTACCTGCCTGACGGTTTGCCGCAAGGGCAATTCGACATCGTCGTCGCCAACATTCTCGCCAACCCCCTTCGCATGCTCGGCGAAATGCTCGCCGCCCGCACCAAACAAGGCGGCCGCATCGTGTTGTCCGGTTTGCTGGACGAACAAGTCGAAGAACTCAGCGGCATTTACCGTCAATGGTTCGACATCGAACCCGCCGAAATCGACGAAGGCTGGGCAAGGCTCAGCGGAGTCAAACGCTGA
- a CDS encoding GrxB family glutaredoxin, translated as MKLYYYDHCPYCVRARMAAGLLGADVEEVVLANDDEATPIGMIGAKQVPILQKEDGSFMGESLDVVRYLDREGRLKNEIRPEIQAWFDNVGGYNTKLVHPRVVKIGLPEFETPEAVKYFTDKKEKNIGSFATNLDKTGQYVERLHEDLAELETLMTEGGAGLNGEAGMEDVLVFPILRNLTVVRGVEWPQKVMDYLLRMSEASGVPLYFDRAL; from the coding sequence ATGAAACTGTATTACTACGACCATTGCCCCTATTGCGTGCGGGCGCGGATGGCGGCGGGGCTGTTGGGCGCGGACGTTGAAGAAGTCGTGCTGGCAAATGACGACGAGGCGACGCCCATCGGCATGATTGGCGCAAAACAAGTGCCTATCCTGCAAAAAGAAGACGGTTCGTTTATGGGCGAGAGTTTGGACGTTGTCCGCTATCTTGACCGCGAGGGTCGTCTGAAAAATGAAATCCGCCCGGAAATACAGGCGTGGTTTGACAACGTGGGCGGCTACAACACCAAACTCGTCCATCCGCGCGTCGTGAAAATCGGTTTGCCCGAATTTGAAACGCCGGAAGCGGTGAAATATTTCACGGACAAAAAAGAGAAAAACATCGGCAGCTTTGCCACCAATTTGGACAAAACCGGTCAATATGTGGAACGGCTGCACGAGGATTTGGCGGAACTGGAAACGCTGATGACCGAAGGCGGCGCAGGCTTGAACGGTGAAGCCGGTATGGAAGACGTGTTGGTGTTCCCGATATTGCGCAACCTGACCGTTGTGCGCGGCGTCGAGTGGCCGCAGAAGGTTATGGACTACCTGCTGCGCATGAGCGAAGCATCGGGTGTGCCACTGTATTTCGACCGCGCCTTGTAA
- a CDS encoding membrane protein, with protein MKKLFLAALVSVTLAGCFGNNFSWTNARQIRQGMSEREVIALMGKPTRIQPSPIGLVYIWGHLNAVTGSVKTTSVIVNDGIVAADPIILGDRSLPLNIY; from the coding sequence ATGAAGAAGTTGTTTTTGGCTGCCCTTGTCTCCGTCACATTGGCAGGCTGTTTCGGTAATAATTTCAGCTGGACCAATGCCCGACAAATCAGGCAGGGCATGAGTGAAAGAGAAGTGATTGCATTGATGGGCAAACCGACCAGAATCCAACCCTCTCCGATAGGGCTGGTCTATATATGGGGACACCTCAATGCCGTCACCGGCTCCGTCAAGACGACATCAGTCATTGTCAATGATGGCATTGTGGCTGCTGATCCTATCATTCTGGGTGATCGCAGCCTACCGCTCAATATTTATTGA
- the accC gene encoding acetyl-CoA carboxylase biotin carboxylase subunit: protein MLKKVLIANRGEIALRVLRACREMGIATVAVHSEADKDSLHVKLADESVCIGPAASAQSYLNIPAIIAAAEVTGADAIHPGYGFLAENANFAEQVEQSGFIFIGPRAETIRLMGDKVSAKHAMIEAGVPCVPGSDGALSDDPAEILKTADKVGYPVIIKASGGGGGRGMRVVEKKEDLIKSVEMTKAEAGAAFGNPMVYMERYLQRPRHVEIQVLADEHGNAIYLAERDCSMQRRHQKVIEEAPAPFIDEKAREKIGKACTDACKRIGYRGAGTFEFLYENGEFFFIEMNTRVQVEHPVTELITGVDIVQEQIRIAGGLPLQYKQKDIHIEGHAFECRINAEDPYNFIPSPGLIESCHLPGGFGIRVDSHIYQGYRIPPYYDSLIGKVCVIGKTREQAMAKMRVALAELAVTGIKTNTPLHRDLFSDPGFEKGGVSIHYLEHWLEERKAKQDK from the coding sequence ATGCTGAAAAAAGTATTAATCGCCAACCGAGGCGAAATCGCGCTGCGCGTCCTGCGAGCCTGCCGTGAAATGGGCATCGCCACCGTCGCCGTGCATTCCGAAGCCGACAAAGACAGTCTGCACGTCAAACTTGCCGACGAATCCGTGTGCATCGGCCCTGCCGCTTCCGCACAAAGCTATCTCAATATTCCTGCCATCATCGCCGCCGCAGAGGTAACCGGCGCGGATGCCATCCACCCGGGCTACGGCTTCCTTGCCGAAAACGCCAATTTTGCCGAACAAGTCGAACAATCCGGCTTCATCTTCATCGGCCCACGCGCCGAAACCATCCGCCTGATGGGCGACAAAGTTTCCGCGAAACACGCGATGATTGAAGCGGGCGTACCTTGCGTTCCCGGTTCGGACGGCGCTCTGTCCGACGATCCCGCCGAGATTCTCAAAACCGCCGATAAAGTCGGTTATCCCGTGATTATCAAAGCATCGGGCGGCGGCGGCGGTCGCGGTATGCGCGTGGTCGAGAAGAAAGAAGACCTCATCAAGTCGGTTGAAATGACCAAAGCCGAAGCAGGCGCGGCGTTCGGCAACCCGATGGTCTATATGGAACGCTACCTGCAACGCCCGCGCCACGTCGAAATCCAAGTGCTTGCCGACGAACACGGCAACGCCATCTACCTTGCCGAGCGCGATTGCTCCATGCAGCGCCGCCACCAAAAAGTCATTGAAGAAGCCCCTGCGCCCTTCATCGACGAAAAAGCCCGCGAAAAAATCGGTAAAGCCTGTACCGACGCCTGCAAACGCATCGGCTACCGTGGCGCAGGTACGTTTGAATTCCTGTATGAAAACGGCGAGTTCTTCTTTATCGAAATGAACACCCGCGTCCAAGTCGAACACCCCGTTACCGAGCTGATTACCGGCGTGGACATCGTACAGGAACAAATCCGCATTGCCGGCGGCCTGCCTTTGCAATACAAGCAAAAAGACATCCACATCGAAGGCCATGCTTTCGAGTGCCGCATCAATGCCGAAGACCCGTACAACTTCATCCCCAGCCCAGGCCTGATTGAAAGCTGCCACCTGCCCGGCGGCTTCGGCATCCGCGTGGACAGCCATATTTACCAAGGCTACCGCATCCCGCCATACTACGACAGCCTGATCGGCAAAGTCTGCGTCATCGGTAAAACCCGCGAGCAGGCAATGGCAAAAATGCGCGTCGCCCTCGCCGAACTTGCCGTAACCGGCATCAAAACCAATACACCGCTGCACCGCGATTTGTTCAGCGACCCCGGTTTTGAAAAAGGCGGCGTCAGCATCCACTATCTGGAACACTGGCTGGAAGAACGCAAAGCCAAACAGGACAAATAA
- a CDS encoding Tex family protein: MNITQILSQELSATAAQITAAIELLDDGATVPFIARYRKEATGGLDDTQLRQLAERLQYLRELEERKAVVLKSIEEQGKLSDDLRAQIEAADNKTALEDLYLPYKPKRRTKAQIAREHGLQPLADMLLAEQPQDVEAAAQGYLNENVPDAKAALDGARAILMEQFAEDAELIGTLRDKLWNEAEIHTQVVEGKETEGEKFSDYFDHREPVRAMPSHRALAVLRGRNEGVLNIALKYQPDDTPITQQSEYEQIIARRFKVSDGHKWLRDTVRLTWRAKIFLSLELEALGRLKEAADTDAITVFARNLKDLLLAAPAGRLTTLGLDPGYRNGVKCAVVDDTGKLLDTVIVYLHQENNMLATLSRLIKQHGVKLIAIGNGTASRETDKIAGELVRGMPEMGLHKIVVSEAGASIYSASELAAREFPGLDVSLRGAVSIARRLQDPLAELVKIDPKSIGVGQYQHDVNQSQLAKSLDAVVEDCVNAVGVDVNTASAPLLARISGLNQILAQNIVAYRDENGAFDSRKKLLKVPRLGEKTFEQAAGFLRINGGKEPLDASAVHPEAYPVVAKMLAQQGITAAELIGNRERVKQIKASDFTDERFGLPTILDILSELEKPGRDPRGEFQTASFAEGIHEISDLQVGMILEGVVSNVANFGAFVDIGVHQDGLVHISALSNKFVQDPREVVKAGDVVKVKVLEVDAARKRIALTMRLDDEAGGTAKGNRSSETRPQERRDRKPQRNDRAPANSAMADAFAKLKR, encoded by the coding sequence ATGAACATCACCCAAATCCTCTCTCAAGAACTCTCCGCCACCGCCGCCCAAATCACCGCCGCCATCGAGCTTTTGGACGACGGCGCGACCGTGCCCTTTATCGCCCGCTACCGCAAGGAGGCCACGGGCGGGCTGGACGATACGCAGCTGCGTCAGCTTGCCGAGCGGCTGCAATACCTGCGCGAGTTAGAAGAGCGCAAAGCCGTTGTTTTAAAAAGCATTGAAGAGCAAGGCAAGCTTTCAGACGACCTCAGGGCACAAATCGAAGCCGCCGACAACAAAACCGCGCTGGAAGACCTGTATCTGCCCTACAAGCCCAAACGCCGCACTAAGGCGCAAATCGCGCGCGAACACGGTTTGCAGCCGCTGGCTGATATGTTGCTTGCCGAGCAGCCGCAAGACGTGGAAGCCGCCGCGCAGGGCTACCTGAACGAAAACGTCCCCGACGCCAAAGCCGCGCTGGACGGCGCGCGCGCGATTCTGATGGAGCAGTTTGCCGAAGACGCGGAACTCATCGGCACGCTGCGCGACAAGCTGTGGAACGAAGCCGAAATCCACACGCAAGTCGTTGAAGGCAAAGAAACCGAAGGCGAAAAATTCAGCGATTATTTCGACCACCGCGAACCCGTCCGCGCCATGCCCAGCCACCGCGCGCTGGCGGTTTTGCGCGGCCGCAACGAAGGCGTGTTGAACATCGCGCTCAAATACCAGCCCGACGACACGCCGATTACCCAGCAAAGCGAATACGAGCAAATCATCGCCCGCCGCTTCAAGGTTTCAGACGGCCACAAATGGCTGCGCGACACCGTGCGCCTGACTTGGCGCGCGAAAATCTTTTTATCGCTGGAACTCGAAGCCTTGGGTCGTCTGAAAGAAGCCGCCGATACCGACGCGATTACCGTGTTTGCCCGTAATCTCAAAGACTTGCTGCTCGCCGCGCCCGCCGGACGGCTGACGACTTTGGGTCTCGACCCCGGCTACCGCAACGGCGTGAAATGCGCCGTGGTGGACGACACGGGCAAGCTGCTGGATACCGTCATCGTCTATTTGCATCAAGAAAACAATATGTTAGCAACGCTGTCGCGCCTGATTAAACAACACGGCGTGAAGCTCATCGCCATCGGCAACGGCACCGCCAGCCGCGAAACCGACAAAATCGCGGGCGAACTGGTGCGCGGAATGCCGGAAATGGGGCTGCACAAAATCGTCGTTTCCGAAGCCGGCGCATCGATTTATTCCGCGTCCGAACTGGCGGCGCGCGAGTTCCCCGGCTTGGATGTTTCCCTGCGCGGCGCGGTGTCCATCGCCCGCAGGCTGCAAGACCCGCTCGCCGAGCTGGTCAAAATCGACCCCAAATCCATCGGCGTGGGCCAGTATCAGCACGACGTGAACCAAAGCCAGCTCGCCAAATCGTTGGACGCAGTGGTCGAAGACTGCGTGAACGCCGTCGGCGTGGACGTAAACACCGCCTCCGCCCCACTCTTGGCGCGGATTTCCGGTTTAAATCAAATCCTTGCCCAAAACATCGTCGCCTACCGCGATGAAAACGGCGCGTTCGACAGCCGCAAAAAATTGCTGAAAGTACCGCGTTTGGGCGAAAAAACCTTCGAGCAGGCGGCGGGCTTTTTACGGATTAACGGCGGCAAAGAGCCGCTGGACGCGAGCGCCGTCCACCCCGAAGCCTATCCCGTCGTCGCCAAAATGCTGGCGCAACAAGGCATTACCGCTGCCGAACTCATCGGCAACCGCGAGCGCGTGAAGCAAATCAAAGCGTCCGACTTCACCGACGAACGCTTCGGCCTGCCGACCATTCTGGACATCCTGTCCGAGCTGGAAAAACCCGGCCGCGACCCGCGCGGCGAGTTTCAGACGGCCTCATTCGCCGAAGGCATCCACGAAATCAGCGACTTGCAAGTCGGCATGATACTCGAAGGCGTGGTCTCCAACGTTGCCAACTTCGGCGCGTTCGTGGACATCGGCGTCCATCAGGACGGCTTGGTGCACATCTCTGCCTTATCCAATAAATTCGTCCAAGACCCGCGCGAAGTGGTAAAAGCCGGCGACGTGGTGAAAGTGAAAGTGCTGGAAGTCGATGCCGCCAGAAAACGCATCGCGCTGACCATGCGGCTGGATGACGAAGCGGGCGGCACAGCCAAAGGCAACAGGTCGTCTGAAACCCGGCCTCAAGAACGCCGCGACCGCAAACCCCAACGCAACGACCGCGCCCCGGCCAATTCGGCAATGGCGGATGCGTTTGCGAAGTTGAAGCGGTAA
- a CDS encoding DEAD/DEAH box helicase: protein MNPFASLGLGSEIVSALTEQGYENPTPIQAAAIPKALAGHDLLAAAQTGTGKTAAFMLPSLERLKRYATSSTSPAMHPVRMLVLTPTRELADQIDQNVQGYIKNLPLRHTVLFGGVNMDKQTADLRAGCEIVVATVGRLLDHVKQKNINLNKVEIVVLDEADRMLDMGFIDDIRKIMQMLPKPRQTLLFSATFAPPIRKLAKDFMNAPEIVEVAAQNTTSANVEQHIIAVDALKKRNLLERLIVDLQMNQVIVFCKTKQSVDQVTRDLMRRNLAAQSIHGDKSQQSRLETLNAFKEGSLRVLVATDVAARGLDIAELPFVINYELPTQPEDYVHRIGRTGRAGADGVAISLMDKTEQKMFEAIKELTGNDLAVERIEGFEPNWWGADADGDAAADTQAAPTRSRGSDRNRSERNNRSERNERNERNDRGDKSPQADKADPGAACGTIAGRSRRSRRERQPCALLQPNYGTK, encoded by the coding sequence ATGAATCCATTCGCCTCACTCGGGCTTGGCAGCGAAATCGTTTCCGCGCTGACCGAACAAGGTTATGAAAACCCGACGCCCATCCAAGCCGCCGCCATCCCCAAAGCACTCGCCGGCCACGACTTGCTCGCCGCCGCCCAAACCGGCACAGGAAAAACCGCCGCCTTTATGCTGCCCAGCCTGGAACGCCTCAAACGCTACGCCACTTCCAGTACCTCGCCCGCGATGCACCCCGTGCGTATGCTCGTATTGACCCCAACGCGCGAACTTGCCGACCAAATCGACCAAAACGTGCAGGGTTACATCAAAAACCTGCCGTTGCGGCACACCGTCCTTTTCGGCGGCGTCAACATGGACAAACAAACCGCCGACCTGCGCGCCGGCTGCGAAATCGTCGTCGCCACCGTCGGCCGGCTGCTTGACCACGTCAAACAGAAAAACATCAACCTAAATAAAGTCGAAATCGTCGTCCTCGACGAAGCCGACCGTATGTTGGATATGGGTTTCATCGACGACATCCGCAAAATCATGCAGATGCTGCCCAAGCCACGCCAAACCCTACTCTTTTCCGCAACGTTTGCCCCGCCCATCCGCAAACTCGCCAAAGACTTCATGAATGCGCCCGAAATCGTCGAAGTCGCCGCGCAAAACACCACCAGCGCCAATGTCGAGCAGCACATCATCGCCGTTGACGCACTCAAAAAACGCAATCTTTTAGAGCGGCTGATTGTCGATTTGCAGATGAACCAAGTCATCGTATTCTGCAAAACCAAACAAAGCGTCGACCAAGTGACCCGCGACCTCATGCGCCGCAACCTCGCCGCCCAATCCATCCACGGCGACAAATCCCAGCAAAGCCGTCTCGAAACCCTCAACGCCTTCAAAGAAGGCAGCCTGCGCGTTCTTGTTGCCACCGACGTCGCTGCACGCGGACTGGACATCGCCGAGCTGCCCTTCGTCATCAACTACGAACTGCCGACCCAGCCCGAAGACTACGTCCACCGCATCGGACGCACCGGCAGAGCAGGCGCGGACGGCGTCGCCATTTCCCTGATGGATAAAACCGAACAGAAAATGTTTGAAGCCATCAAAGAGCTGACCGGCAACGACTTGGCAGTCGAACGCATCGAAGGCTTCGAGCCGAACTGGTGGGGCGCGGACGCCGACGGCGATGCCGCCGCAGACACCCAAGCCGCCCCAACACGCAGCCGCGGCAGCGACAGAAACCGTTCCGAACGGAACAACCGCAGCGAACGCAATGAACGTAACGAGCGTAATGACCGCGGCGACAAATCCCCCCAAGCGGACAAAGCTGATCCCGGCGCCGCCTGCGGCACCATCGCCGGACGAAGCCGCCGCAGCCGCAGGGAACGCCAACCCTGCGCCCTGCTGCAACCCAATTACGGCACGAAATAA
- a CDS encoding SMI1/KNR4 family protein, which translates to MNYLQNIATLYQLDPLPCGLPEAEITAAEQRLGIRFPAMLREYLRALGGKEAVNQSFNRLLPLEKIDFDGDYLVLMEENQGVFLCGIAKADLAQDNPPVHIGFYTDETESYKWQPHLPDTRTLLLELAYTNAAMGGLHYCANIMDDESTDVQAVQFIQQNRTEIIELRQENQRFYTDGFHEIILLCFAENGNASGVFIGTADQDRFDTLLELFGWDSWLYTSYDEEDDEECDEE; encoded by the coding sequence ATGAATTATCTGCAAAATATCGCCACCCTCTATCAACTTGACCCCCTACCCTGCGGTCTGCCCGAAGCCGAAATCACCGCTGCCGAACAACGCCTAGGCATCCGCTTCCCCGCCATGTTGCGCGAATATCTGCGTGCATTGGGCGGCAAAGAGGCGGTCAATCAATCGTTTAACCGATTGTTGCCATTGGAAAAGATAGATTTTGACGGCGATTATCTGGTGCTGATGGAAGAAAACCAAGGCGTATTTCTGTGCGGCATTGCTAAAGCCGATTTGGCGCAAGACAACCCGCCTGTCCATATCGGCTTTTACACTGATGAAACCGAAAGCTACAAATGGCAGCCGCACCTGCCCGACACCCGCACCCTACTGCTGGAATTGGCTTATACCAACGCCGCCATGGGCGGTCTGCACTACTGCGCCAACATCATGGACGATGAATCGACAGATGTCCAAGCCGTACAGTTTATCCAACAAAACCGCACCGAAATCATAGAACTCCGCCAAGAAAACCAACGCTTCTACACCGACGGCTTTCACGAAATCATCCTGCTTTGCTTCGCCGAAAACGGCAACGCAAGCGGCGTATTCATCGGCACTGCCGACCAAGACCGCTTTGACACGCTGCTCGAACTGTTCGGCTGGGACAGTTGGCTCTACACTTCTTATGACGAAGAAGATGACGAAGAATGTGATGAGGAATAA